A genome region from Chengkuizengella sp. SCS-71B includes the following:
- a CDS encoding glycosyltransferase family 2 protein — protein MKKHVVVFIPAYNEEKSIGEVISRIPRDANSQLFIQVLVINDGSRDDTVKESKQAGADFIYSFKENKGLGAAVRQGLKESYKLGADIAVMIDADCEYPPEQIPELILPILENKADYVMGSRFLGKMKGMKLHRRLGNYVFTLLQSVLLRKWIYDGQSGMRAFSKEVMEHAEIIHDYNYAQVLTLNIVRKGFRMREIPIYYQVRTQGQSFIKFKEYLPNVIVAIIKEMLRPVRKVRTSSSPMHTENLRKETKFKSSSQL, from the coding sequence TTGAAAAAACATGTTGTTGTATTTATTCCAGCATATAACGAAGAAAAATCAATTGGGGAAGTGATTTCAAGAATCCCTCGTGATGCTAATTCTCAATTGTTTATACAAGTGCTTGTCATTAATGATGGATCTAGAGACGATACTGTCAAAGAATCAAAACAAGCTGGGGCAGATTTTATTTATTCTTTTAAAGAAAACAAAGGTTTAGGCGCAGCTGTCCGTCAAGGGCTAAAGGAGAGTTATAAACTTGGTGCTGACATTGCGGTCATGATTGATGCTGATTGTGAATATCCACCAGAACAGATACCAGAACTTATTTTACCGATTTTGGAAAATAAAGCAGACTACGTAATGGGTTCAAGATTTCTAGGGAAAATGAAAGGTATGAAACTTCACCGCCGTTTGGGTAATTATGTCTTCACATTGTTACAATCTGTTTTACTTAGAAAATGGATTTATGATGGGCAATCTGGAATGAGAGCATTCTCAAAAGAAGTGATGGAACATGCTGAAATTATTCATGATTATAATTATGCGCAAGTGTTAACATTAAATATTGTTCGCAAAGGATTCCGAATGAGAGAAATCCCTATTTATTATCAAGTAAGAACACAAGGTCAATCTTTTATTAAATTCAAAGAATATCTGCCTAATGTGATTGTGGCTATTATTAAGGAAATGTTACGTCCAGTAAGAAAAGTTCGTACCAGCTCGAGTCCAATGCATACTGAAAACTTACGTAAAGAAACAAAATTCAAATCATCTTCACAATTATAG
- a CDS encoding FTR1 family iron permease, translating into MDLQALLITFRETLEALLIIGIIITFLKKMNHPEYTKYVWLGAGLALIVSLGVAFVFQVVLTSFSMMASQIYLKISIMLISSMLLTHMVFWMAKSSRDMKGKLEGKLKAYISAGSVIGMVIHSFLVILREGVETVFFFAAITGGNIQLAMQSWGALAGIILASVVSYLFFKGTMRISLKTFFRVTGAMIIVIAAGLLVQGVGMMQDVGIIGSVMPQVYDVTWFLPEHPTDYTQYLRDTGTAPFISGDVGIFFTALLGYSATPSLEEIFVYFGYFAGIFLLLWTRRSDSSQKTQTDKKQKQMVEDAKVVHSKKVVNV; encoded by the coding sequence ATGGATCTGCAAGCATTGCTTATTACATTTCGTGAAACTTTAGAGGCTTTACTTATCATAGGAATCATTATTACTTTTTTAAAAAAAATGAACCATCCTGAATACACTAAGTACGTATGGTTAGGTGCAGGTTTGGCTTTGATTGTAAGTTTAGGAGTAGCCTTTGTATTTCAAGTAGTGTTAACCAGCTTTTCCATGATGGCTAGTCAAATTTATCTTAAAATCTCAATTATGCTCATTTCATCCATGTTATTAACACATATGGTATTTTGGATGGCGAAAAGCAGCCGTGATATGAAAGGTAAACTTGAAGGGAAATTAAAAGCTTATATTTCAGCAGGAAGTGTCATTGGAATGGTCATTCATTCTTTCCTAGTTATATTAAGAGAAGGCGTAGAAACTGTATTTTTCTTTGCAGCTATTACAGGTGGAAACATTCAATTAGCGATGCAAAGTTGGGGAGCGCTTGCAGGTATCATTCTCGCATCAGTAGTAAGTTATTTATTCTTTAAAGGTACAATGCGTATTTCATTAAAAACTTTCTTTAGAGTGACAGGTGCTATGATTATTGTGATAGCAGCAGGTTTACTCGTTCAAGGCGTTGGAATGATGCAGGATGTTGGGATTATAGGAAGTGTAATGCCTCAAGTATATGATGTTACTTGGTTTTTGCCTGAGCATCCTACAGATTATACTCAATATTTAAGAGATACAGGGACGGCTCCTTTTATCTCTGGTGATGTAGGTATTTTCTTTACAGCATTATTAGGATATTCAGCCACACCATCTCTTGAAGAAATATTTGTTTATTTTGGTTATTTTGCTGGTATCTTCTTATTGTTATGGACTAGAAGAAGTGATTCTTCACAGAAAACGCAAACAGATAAGAAACAAAAACAAATGGTTGAGGATGCAAAAGTAGTTCATAGCAAAAAAGTTGTAAACGTATAG